The following are encoded together in the Marmota flaviventris isolate mMarFla1 chromosome 18, mMarFla1.hap1, whole genome shotgun sequence genome:
- the Fpr2 gene encoding N-formyl peptide receptor 2 — MDANVSVPQNGSEELSYESPGYTVLEIIPLVVLAVTFVLGVLGNGLVIWVAGFRMMHTVTTICYLNLALADFSFTATLPFLIVSMAMREKWPFGWFLCKLVHIVVDINLFGSVFLIALIALDRCICVLHPVWAQNHRTVSLAKKVIVAPWILALVLTLPVFIFLTTVSDPTGNVYCTFNFRSWGATLEERLNVAITMLTMRGIIRFIIGFSMPMSIVAVCYGLIAAKIRRKGLIRSSRPLRVLTAVVASFFICWFPFQLVALLSTVWLQEMLFHGKYKILEVLVNPTSSLAFFNSCLNPMLYVFVGQDFRDRLIQSLPASLERALSEDSAQPSDTATNSSSLPAEVELQAK; from the coding sequence ATGGATGCCAACGTCTCCGTTCCTCAGAATGGATCTGAAGAGTTGTCCTATGAGTCCCCTGGCTACACAGTTCTGGAGATAATCCCGCTGGTGGTACTCGCCGTCACCTTTGTCCTCGGTGTGCTGGGCAATGGGCTGGTCATCTGGGTGGCTGGCTTCCGCATGATGCACACGGTCACCACCATCTGCTACCTGAACCTGGCCTTGGCCGACTTCTCCTTCACGGCCACCCTGCCGTTCCTCATCGTCTCCATGGCCATGAGGGAAAAATGGCCTTTCGGCTGGTTCCTCTGCAAGTTGGTTCACATTGTGGTGGACATTAACCTGTTTGGGAGCGTCTTCCTGATCGCCCTCATCGCTCTGGACCGCTGCATCTGTGTCCTGCACCCGGTCTGGGCCCAGAACCACCGCACCGTGAGTCTGGCCAAGAAGGTGATCGTCGCACCCTGGATTCTGGCCCTCGTTCTTACGTTGCCAGTTTTCATCTTCTTGACTACAGTCAGCGATCCCACAGGGAACGTGTACTGCACCTTCAACTTTAGGTCCTGGGGTGCCACCCTTGAAGAGAGGCTGAATGTGGCCATCACCATGCTGACCATGCGAGGGATCATCCGGTTCATCATAGGCTTCAGCATGCCCATGTCCATTGTCGCCGTCTGCTATGGGCTCATTGCTGCCAAGATCCGCAGGAAGGGCCTGATCCGTTCCAGCCGCCCCCTGCGGGTCCTCACTGCCGTGGTGGCCTCCTTCTTCATCTGCTGGTTCCCCTTCCAGTTGGTGGCCCTCCTCAGCACGGTCTGGCTCCAGGAGATGTTGTTCCATGGTAAGTACAAAATCCTCGAGGTCCTGGTCAACCCGACCAGCTCGCTGGCCTTCTTCAACAGCTGCCTCAACCCGATGCTCTACGTCTTCGTGGGTCAGGACTTCCGGGACAGGCTGATCCAGTCCCTGCCGGCCAGTCTGGAGAGGGCCCTGAGCGAGGACTCGGCCCAGCCCAGTGACACAGCCACCAACTCTTCCTCGCTCCCTGCAGAGGTTGAGTTACAGGCAAAGTGA